The sequence below is a genomic window from Ipomoea triloba cultivar NCNSP0323 chromosome 2, ASM357664v1.
TCAACATACAACAACGTACCACATCAAAAATACAATCTTAAACGGACACAATACATAGTTgaactatgaaaaaaaaaaaaaaaagatgcttAATTAGTATCCTACACGCCATGCACGCCTGCTTATTCAATACTAAATTAACGACGAACCAAGAAATGAAAGAAGCTGATGATAACGTCATCAATGGCGAGCGGGCGGAGTTGGCAGGCCGCCACCCACGGCCGGGACCTCGAAACCGGGGTTAGGGATGATAGTATCATCATTACCGGGAATATAGGTGGAACCGGCGGCTGCACTTCCACTACCAATAATGTCGTCGATGGGGTTAATGGCTCCAGTTCCGGCGCCACTTCTCCCGGTGATGGGGTTATAGTTAAAGGGATCAACTTTCTTGTGAGGGACAACGACACGACCAAACCCAGGAATAAGGACAGTTCCGTCGTAGAGAAACTCGGGTTGTTTCTTGTCCATGTTCTTGGAGTCGGCGTTTGGCATGCCACGCCCCGCGAATGCGGAAGAGGAAAGTACGAGGATGGAAAGGAAAGCGCAGATGAAACGAAGGGTTATAGCGGCCATTGATGTAGATTGAGAGATTGCAGAAGAGGGGAGAAGAGTGGATAAGTGTAGGATGGGATGAGCAAAGTGATGGGAGATTGAGTGGAATATATAGGGGAAAAAGAGGATGGTAGTTGGGTGGGGGTTTGGCGGTGATTAAAGAGATGGTGTTCCACAAAGACTATATAGAATTGGAGagttaaaaaaaagaacatgtTAGCTAATTATTTGCTCTTTAATGGTATAGCAAGAATTTATCATGTTTTACGTGTTGTTTGGTTCTCAATATCAGCTTTCAACAGCCCATAAATGCTCTCATTCTTTTCATTCCATGGATCATCAACTCCTATCGTGGTTGCATGTCCTCTTTACAAACATTTTTAGTTACCCACTTACCCTGTATGTATCatataaggttacaagtttgcaAACTCAGGAGTGACTCGTTGACTTCTTGATTTGAGGCTTTGAGTTGATCAACAcgacctaggctggtttacttaTCATTTGCTGGCTAAGGTTACAATGTGAGATTTATGCAGTGCATACTCTCAGGTAGTGACTATAGTTTtcctttgtaaaaaaaaagtataactaGGGATGActcaaccaagttggtcacAAATTCAACTCTCATCAAGAACAGTCAGTTGATTTATATTCTTATGATCTTTTGTTGGGTAGGGTCACAATTTGGGATTGCATGTGAGAGGCATAATAGAAAAATTCATGCATGGTGGTGTTGAAAAATATGAGGAATTTAGATGAGTGGAAACAGTTTGTACAGAAAATCACTCACCAAACTTATTGACATCCATAAATGTTCTCTTACATTTCTTCTCGTTTGTTTGGGCCGACAGGTATACATCATCATCAGTTTGTCCATATGGTTTGGCTGGTAATCATCTTGCTCTCTCCCCTTTCGAACAGGAACAATGAACCTAGACTAGGTAGAATCCATAACTATGTTGTTTCAtaaattagacaattattaatcTTGTTTTTACACAGTCATGGAATTACCAAGACGAGACAAATTATatgacggaggactaaatttggtaaaatcatGAAAGTTTTCCGGAGATTAATGAAGCAAACTGAATTCAGTTAAAACATAGTAAAGCATGAAAGGTGCAGCAGATGCCACAAAAGAAGTTTTACATTCACTATTTGGCATAAAGatagaactatatatatatattacaacaaCAAAGGTAACCTTAACCAGATTACAAATTATGGCTATGGCCTCTCTTCACAAAACCTGGGCAATTGAACCAAGGAGTTAACCCTCGTGACGCCTTCCAATCCTGACCAGTAATTCTCATCTTCTGCAACTACACGTTCTTTGTTTGATCCTGtttctgctgctgctgctgctgctactcTTTTGTAAGAATCGGTTTCTTCTGGTGCTCTGACCGTGAAGTTTCTCTGCATGGATGGCTCCGAGGTCTGCCCATCATCGGATTCTGCAGCATTGCCCGAATGGTTGCTCTGCAGGGTTGCAGAAGAGAAGCATTGTTCATCATAATCAGATTCAGAGTCCATCTTCCCATCCAAGAACAAGCAAACGACAGCACAATCGTCCATCTTTGATGTTGGGTACTTGGTTTTCCATTCCCGGGCTGCAGACTCGACAAGGATTCTGGCTGCACCTGACCTCGAAGGAGATGATGACACTATCTCCACAACTTCTTCGTTGCTCAGTACATCCCAAACCTGCAATAAGTCGCGTTGAGATATCACAAACAACTTCTAAGGCATATAGCTATGTAATCTCTTTCTTAAACAGTCTTTAAGACACAATCTCATTCCTTTGAAAGCAACAAACCAAACAAGAACATTAACAACCTCATACtaagtttttttgttttcttttctggGTACAACTAAGTTATTGCAACTAAGCAGAGAATGGGTACGACCAAAATTTTCAGGAAGGAACTTACACCATCAGAAGCAAGAACAATGAACTTGTCTCGATCAGTAAGGACCcgatgagaaaattcaggaataGAAATGACTCCATATTCCTTCAAACAAAAATCTCCAAATGCTCTAGCCATTGCTAAGCCAGGGGCATCATCAAATGGCAACCAAACTCTTTGCACTTCTGGCTCGTCTTGCAATGCAAAAACCCGACCTTTACACCGTTTTATCCTCTCTGCTTCCtctattaaaaacaaaaatgtccCAGATCATCAAAAACTATTCACATAACGAGCCTGTAGAATAAGAAGTTTAATACGAGCGAGGAGTATACTAGGTAAATCAGGCTTCAAATCAACAGTCAACTGAATAGCCACCATTGAGTCATTGCTAGCCTTTGATGCCAAAATTGCCCGAGAATCACCAATATTCCCCATGAAAAGATTCGATCCCTTACAAGCAAACAACAAAAGATACAAgcttaataaaaacaaaaatggacTTGTGGATAATTATGAAGGGAAATGTAGGACAATTTTAactaataggaaaaaaaaaacgatcAAAAGAGCAAGCTACTTCAATTACCTGTTTCACGATAGTAACTGCAGTGCTACCACTGCAAAAGCAATCTAAGTTAGGGTGAGACCTCAGTTCTTTGTCCATGGCCTTGTATGATTTAAGGAACGCTTCCCTCCACAAAGAGTCCACTTTATCCTCCACAGCGCCCGCCTTATGAGGATCAACAACATCCAATTTTGGGTTCCCGTTGCAGCAATTAGCACCAGACCCATCGTACTTTGTCTCACAAGGCTGCAGATAGGATAATAGTTTGAGTGGCAGTGCATCCCTCACTTTCCGAGAAACCATATGACCATACGGACCGTGGCCATCAAAGACGCCACAAAAAGTCACATCTTCTCCCATAAAATCCTGCAAATATATAGAAAGGATGAAACTTTCAGTCTCTGGAAGTCATTAAAGAACATCATTGGCAAGGTCGAAGAACCTACTTCCCACACAAGCATGGCATCCTGATTTATGCCCTTGCGTCCCTGCTGAGTGAATATACAAGAAGTGCGGCTCTTCCCATTTGTGAAAATCCGAGTACATATAGAAGACAAATGGTGCAGTACAGTGACAGGATCAGAGAATGTCCTCGTCCTCTTTCGCCCAAACATGCTTATTCCCAAACATTCGGGAGAGCCTCTCTCCCCATTGCTCCGATTACTACAAGTACTCTGGCTACTGGTTGAGACACAACCCCCCATTTGCTTATGCACAGAAACAGACCATCTACTTTAACTTAACAACAATGCTCTTCTTCTGGAAGAAACAGATCTCAAAGCAGTTCACAGTTTAATTTACAGTTATTGACCAGAAAACTGCCAGAGTGCCAGAATTTAAAAATTCCAATACAGCAAAACTGAATCTTTTGAACTTAAATTATACTTTATCTTGGTCAAATGCCAATCCACTGGGGAAGAAGTGGGCAGATAACCAAACCACCTAAACAAAACAAAccagtaattaattaatttatgtagtcattaaaaaaaagtattaaaaaagcacatgaaaatgaaatgctgcaagaatagaaaaataaataaatcaacaaaTACTTTGATTCAAAGGCCTTGCATGTGAGCAGGAAAGTTTGATACTCTTGACGAGGCTGTCTTGAGCACTTGTCTTCTAATGGGAATCTCAACTTTACAAATCAAATTGAGAGCTTTTATGCTAACATGTTCCCACCTTCCAATATTAGCTAAAGCCAAAGAAGCAcacaaaaaggaagaaattcTGGGTGAAAAATTAAGGAACACACCATAAGACAAAGGCTGAGATTCTGAGAACGACCTAACAGTAAGTAGTCAAACCTTCTTGCTTTATCCTATTAACTTTCCTAATTTTGTTAAgttttttctccaaaaaaaaaaaagggttaatACCAGTACTACTTAATTCAACATGAAATTGCATACACACTCACACCAgtatttagggtgcgtttggttcgcacatgggaatcggaatcgaaataggtatcaaatacttgtaatggtaatgagttttggtaaaagtatttagcatgtttggtagttgggtggaatgtgaatggTTATTAATAGTTGTGGAAGAAAGGAGTAAGGGAGAttaaacccttatttaataagggtatggattttctcattaatggagtattccaaacccacagtagcattcacaaaacctatcaaccaaacactttcatacccattccttatgcctaaccccaccaaccaaacacaacctAAGTATATCACATGAAAATGAAGAATTCAACCATAAACGTGAAATCAAAATGCTGTAAAGCGAAAAAGGGAAACACTGAACagaaaaaaaagtcaaatttcaGTGATGTTGAAATAAAGTGAAGTCTGCTTTCAGACTTGAAAGGTTTTCCCTCTTGATAGACTCGAGAAAACGTAGAATGGACTAAACAAAAAACActcgaaaagaaaaaaataaacaaatgaaaCACAGAAAAGGTAAAGAAAAGCAGTGGATTTGTCAACATTAAAGTCTTATACGGACCCCCGAAAGCATAGCAAGAACAGATCAAGGCCAATCATTTTGAAATGGAAAacgaaaaaaatagaattttaccCAGAAACAGCAGTAAAATACTAGAAAAACAAACAGTCATTTCTTGGATTTTCATCACGACATTTGAGGAAAAGATTACATCTTTAAACAGTTTTGAAGCAGGGGACAAACAGAAATGTACCTTGAACTTCTGTAGTAAAAACCCAAGCTTGCAAAAATGGAGATCAAAGAATCTTTATGAATGGAGAGGACAAACAGTGGTGGGTAATATTCATTTCCCAAGTGTGAAAAAAAAGGCTACTTTCCGGGAGAATGGGGTGTTAGAATGTTAGGTGTGGTTTTGTTGGGAAGCAGGCAGCTGTGAGGTGGAGATAGACATTTCCGCTGGCGGCGATGGCGGTGGTGCTGCTGGCGGCGATGGCGGTAGgcagagatatatatacatacatatcaatatatcattaaCGCCTTTCCTTCACGTTATTCAAGACCTGACtcaacctctctctctctctctctctctctctctctctctctctctctctctctctcttcctcgcGCGTAATTCATACCTATCAACTTCTTTCTCTTTTCCCATTTGTCTAtgatttttgttataatttcaCTTTGATCCCTCTACTTTTAATCATTAGTATTTGGTACAATTTCTCTTTCATTTTTTCATTCTTATCCAAAGTgtgccatttaaaaaaaaaatacatataattctttacaagataatatatgttctatacttttttGCTAAATattagttatatttttttttgctaaatAGGCTAAACTTATTACATCCGTTTTGGTTCATGAAAAAGAATTGAgaaagaatttaatttaattttcatgaaaaataaattacttgaaatattaaaactctattgtttggttaatgaGAAAAGATTATTGAATATAATTAGTATAAAGACTTGAAGACTCTATATATGGGGTAATATAAAATTTCAACGCAAATTTTTTACCCAAAGATGTcgttgaaaataaaatatcaaaggaGAACAATCAAGAATTTATTTCCCTATTTGAGAAATCCACTTTCTATTgcaataaaaaaatttccaccaaccaaactttatttttcctcaaatttgagtaAGAAATTCTCCAATcccaacaaaaatattttgaaacaaGCATGCCATtagtatttgtattttatatcaattatatatactttaacaaaatattaattttggtaataactttattagtattttaatttttaaaacttttatttctgctcataaaataatttttttaattattattaccatttaaatccCAAGTTGGGTGCATTATGGATCAATTATAAGACTAGTGTCTAGTGATTTGAtgcttctttaaaaaaaaaaaaaaacttttaatgaTTAATGTTGTTAACATATATAAGGTTCATAATATTACTTTGACATACGAAATCTGAAGATGCAAGATTTATGAATCATAAGTCATTCGATTTGAAAAATGATGCATggatttataaaatatttactttttttttggcatcTTAGATGACTTTACATGCATAATTATCCTcgataaaataaattaatttatagataatcaataaatataaaataatcatgACACATGTTACATTATAGTCGCGGAATAAAATGtatgattaaaaatttaatgtaaGTGGTCATTTTCAACAAATTTAGTCATTAAGTTGTGATTATGGGTGGTCTACTTTATTCTTTAACTTGAttttaaataactaaaattggccttcaaaaaaaaaaactaaaactgactttaatttacataaaatttcattttaaataatttgattagatttttaataagttttatttttcctctttaaataatatttttttcataaaatatgaatatgGTATATGTATGCGTGTATCAAAGAGGGGTAATCTAAAATATAATCATTAACCAAATAAGATAATCTTATATTTTACAATTCAAACTAAAATTTTACATTCTTAATATCTCACATTATATTCTTGGAAGTAAATTAGGTAATCCAAAATTGCGTCAATCAAACTTCCCCAAAACTCATTTATTAAGGTTAGCTGAAT
It includes:
- the LOC116010567 gene encoding putative cell wall protein, producing the protein MAAITLRFICAFLSILVLSSSAFAGRGMPNADSKNMDKKQPEFLYDGTVLIPGFGRVVVPHKKVDPFNYNPITGRSGAGTGAINPIDDIIGSGSAAAGSTYIPGNDDTIIPNPGFEVPAVGGGLPTPPARH
- the LOC116011056 gene encoding probable protein phosphatase 2C 52; the encoded protein is MGGCVSTSSQSTCSNRSNGERGSPECLGISMFGRKRTRTFSDPVTVLHHLSSICTRIFTNGKSRTSCIFTQQGRKGINQDAMLVWEDFMGEDVTFCGVFDGHGPYGHMVSRKVRDALPLKLLSYLQPCETKYDGSGANCCNGNPKLDVVDPHKAGAVEDKVDSLWREAFLKSYKAMDKELRSHPNLDCFCSGSTAVTIVKQGSNLFMGNIGDSRAILASKASNDSMVAIQLTVDLKPDLPKEAERIKRCKGRVFALQDEPEVQRVWLPFDDAPGLAMARAFGDFCLKEYGVISIPEFSHRVLTDRDKFIVLASDGVWDVLSNEEVVEIVSSSPSRSGAARILVESAAREWKTKYPTSKMDDCAVVCLFLDGKMDSESDYDEQCFSSATLQSNHSGNAAESDDGQTSEPSMQRNFTVRAPEETDSYKRVAAAAAAETGSNKERVVAEDENYWSGLEGVTRVNSLVQLPRFCEERP